In the Klebsiella aerogenes KCTC 2190 genome, one interval contains:
- a CDS encoding histidine decarboxylase, giving the protein MSLSIADQNKLDAFWSYCVKNRYFNIGYPESADFDYTMLERFLRFSINNCGDWGEYCNYLLNSFDFEKEVMEYFSGIFKIPFAESWGYVTNGGTESNMFGCYLGRELFPEGTLYYSKDTHYSVAKIVKLLRIKSQLVESQPDGEMDYDDLINKIRTSGERHPIIFANIGTTVRGAVDNIAEIQKRIAALGIPREDYYLHADAALSGMILPFVEDPQPFTFADGIDSIGVSGHKMIGSPIPCGIVVAKKANVDRISVEIDYISAHDKTISGSRNGHTPLMMWAAVRSHTDAEWHRRIGHSLNMAKYAVDRFKAAGIDALCHKNSITVVFPKPSEWVWKKHCLATSGNVAHLITTAHHLDSSRIDALIDDVIADLAQRAA; this is encoded by the coding sequence ATGTCTTTATCTATTGCCGATCAAAATAAACTCGATGCATTTTGGTCATACTGTGTAAAAAATCGCTACTTTAATATTGGCTACCCTGAATCTGCTGATTTTGATTACACCATGCTGGAGCGTTTTCTGCGTTTCTCAATTAATAACTGTGGTGACTGGGGGGAGTACTGTAACTATTTACTCAACTCTTTCGACTTTGAAAAAGAAGTCATGGAGTATTTCTCCGGCATATTCAAAATCCCCTTTGCGGAAAGCTGGGGCTATGTCACCAACGGTGGCACAGAAAGTAATATGTTTGGTTGCTATCTGGGAAGAGAACTGTTCCCGGAAGGCACGCTCTACTATTCAAAAGATACTCACTATTCCGTCGCCAAAATCGTCAAACTGCTGCGTATCAAATCGCAACTGGTGGAATCTCAGCCAGACGGAGAAATGGATTATGACGATTTGATCAATAAAATCAGGACCTCAGGCGAACGCCATCCCATCATTTTCGCCAATATTGGCACAACGGTACGCGGCGCTGTTGATAATATCGCTGAGATACAGAAACGTATCGCTGCGCTGGGGATCCCACGTGAAGATTATTATCTACACGCGGATGCCGCGCTAAGCGGCATGATCTTGCCTTTCGTGGAGGATCCACAACCGTTTACCTTCGCGGATGGTATCGATTCGATTGGCGTTTCCGGACACAAAATGATCGGCTCCCCGATTCCATGCGGCATTGTGGTAGCCAAGAAAGCCAACGTCGACCGTATCAGCGTAGAGATCGACTACATCTCCGCCCACGATAAAACGATTTCAGGGTCACGCAACGGTCATACCCCTTTGATGATGTGGGCCGCCGTTCGCAGCCATACCGATGCCGAATGGCATCGCCGCATTGGTCACAGCCTCAACATGGCGAAATACGCCGTGGATCGCTTTAAAGCAGCAGGTATTGACGCGCTGTGCCACAAAAACTCCATCACGGTGGTCTTTCCGAAGCCTTCTGAATGGGTATGGAAGAAACACTGCCTGGCAACGTCCGGCAACGTAGCCCATCTGATCACCACCGCTCACCACCTGGACAGTTCCCGGATTGATGCGCTGATCGATGACGTGATTGCCGACCTGGCGCAACGGGCGGCATAA
- the hisS gene encoding histidine--tRNA ligase, translating into MSAKLKAIRGMRDVLPAETPIWQWLENKFRRLTYRYGYQEIRLPLLEPVALFERAVGEATDIVAKEMYNFTDKSGEQITLRPEGTSGCMRAVLENNLCYNKTQRLWYQGPMFRYERPQKGRLRQFTQFGAEAFGMAGPDVDAEMIFMVRDLFQELGLTPHVRLEINSLGTPDERRAHKAALVDWFNAHREQLDEDSLKRLETNPLRILDSKNPTMQPMLEQAPRLLDYLSEESRHHFSLLCELLDKADIPYTINPRLVRGLDYYTRTVFEWVTDELGSQGTVCGGGRYDGLAELFNPKALPACGFAIGIERLLLLIQTVSQKDNPLWHFHPDVVITSECQDDGLRAQMLAELLRQRIEKLSVMVDCSGNKLKRQHQTALQSQCRAIITLNTDNEIRLWDLASSRQMTLEEKALIDWLQQHCQ; encoded by the coding sequence ATGAGTGCAAAGTTAAAAGCCATACGTGGTATGCGCGACGTACTGCCCGCCGAAACGCCAATCTGGCAGTGGCTTGAAAATAAATTCCGGCGTCTGACCTACCGTTATGGTTACCAGGAGATCCGCTTACCCCTGCTGGAACCGGTCGCCTTATTCGAACGTGCTGTTGGCGAAGCCACAGATATCGTTGCCAAAGAAATGTACAACTTTACGGATAAAAGCGGCGAACAGATTACGCTGCGACCCGAGGGGACCAGCGGCTGTATGCGTGCGGTACTGGAAAATAATCTGTGTTACAACAAAACCCAGCGCCTGTGGTATCAGGGCCCGATGTTTCGCTATGAACGCCCGCAGAAGGGACGGCTGCGTCAGTTCACGCAGTTCGGTGCTGAAGCCTTCGGCATGGCCGGGCCGGACGTCGATGCTGAAATGATTTTTATGGTCCGTGATTTGTTCCAGGAGCTGGGCCTGACCCCGCATGTCAGGCTGGAAATTAATTCTCTGGGCACGCCGGATGAACGGCGGGCCCATAAAGCCGCCCTTGTTGACTGGTTTAATGCTCATCGTGAGCAACTGGATGAAGATAGCCTCAAACGGCTGGAAACCAACCCATTACGCATCCTCGACAGCAAAAATCCGACCATGCAACCTATGCTGGAACAGGCGCCGCGATTGCTGGATTACCTGTCCGAAGAGTCCCGTCACCATTTTTCGCTGCTCTGCGAACTGCTTGATAAGGCCGACATCCCCTATACCATCAATCCGCGTCTGGTGCGCGGGCTGGATTACTACACCCGCACCGTGTTTGAGTGGGTGACTGATGAACTGGGCTCGCAGGGTACTGTCTGTGGTGGTGGCCGTTACGACGGCCTGGCGGAGTTATTCAATCCGAAGGCGTTGCCAGCCTGCGGTTTTGCCATCGGTATCGAACGCCTGCTGTTACTCATTCAGACCGTCAGCCAGAAAGATAATCCGTTGTGGCATTTTCACCCTGACGTGGTCATTACCAGTGAATGTCAGGATGATGGCCTGCGGGCCCAGATGCTGGCGGAGCTACTGCGCCAACGTATTGAAAAGTTAAGCGTGATGGTGGATTGCAGCGGCAACAAACTTAAACGCCAGCATCAGACCGCCCTGCAAAGTCAGTGTCGCGCGATAATCACGCTGAATACCGACAATGAGATACGGCTGTGGGACCTCGCCAGCTCCCGTCAAATGACGCTCGAAGAGAAAGCGCTCATTGACTGGCTGCAACAGCACTGCCAGTAA
- a CDS encoding ATP phosphoribosyltransferase regulatory subunit: protein MAQLRGHNGEELFRHEEDYSAFERCMQDAAQRYAVSIHSWSLAVPRILLLVSAPDKQALSRFIQHIGRSYVPYYNRRYQRHGALWDSRYLCSPLEPETYFLAVKRFIECDEDGSPGCHSHGNQPSGLIVPHPVWLKLGENEQQRQAHFQEFCRQPVNRALVTRIRHALAQNCLLASPALSQQLEAQMERPLRARHCGRPRKYESSPSEQWTWLELQAEQFLRQHGYQQIRLPLLEHTSLFAPGGPVMADKGKLRGDGTTGCLRLMADNPHTAVMSRIWYSGAMFRQRSLDGDIRQNHQIGVEAFGMPGVDIELEHLVMQAVFFRRIGLGEMAELHINMLGDEASLAAFRRALRDYYQPISRLLNPEQQHWLEKHPEWLIHHEDILLQRLAPAAPCLADFITVDSRHRFQRLQHALTQAGIAWQYDPALFPANDYCQLVFEWRSIAMERELIISRGGRYDACASRIAEKPVSACGFAFMMEPIVTLLGYRPQPARAHPPTDIVIIAGQPRVAAKAMLLGRSLRQQFPYLSIINDCSPQRISTRYKNSRRLGARFILEIEGDGETIILSDSRDHRFKICTLDNITDRLAQVVLSQ, encoded by the coding sequence ATGGCGCAGCTTCGCGGGCATAATGGCGAGGAGTTATTCCGCCACGAGGAGGATTACTCGGCCTTCGAACGGTGTATGCAAGACGCGGCGCAACGTTACGCCGTGTCTATTCATAGTTGGTCACTTGCCGTCCCACGTATCCTGCTGCTGGTCAGCGCTCCGGATAAACAGGCGCTGAGCCGTTTTATTCAGCATATCGGACGCAGCTATGTGCCTTATTACAATCGTCGTTACCAACGGCATGGCGCATTGTGGGACAGCCGCTACTTATGCAGTCCCCTGGAACCTGAAACCTATTTCCTGGCCGTGAAGCGCTTTATTGAATGTGACGAGGACGGGAGCCCGGGGTGCCATAGTCACGGTAATCAGCCTTCAGGTTTGATAGTCCCCCATCCTGTCTGGCTCAAGCTCGGTGAGAATGAGCAACAGCGACAGGCCCACTTCCAGGAATTCTGCCGGCAACCGGTAAATCGGGCGCTGGTGACCAGGATTCGCCATGCGTTGGCGCAAAATTGCCTGCTCGCCTCGCCAGCATTGAGCCAGCAACTTGAAGCCCAGATGGAAAGGCCGCTGCGGGCACGACATTGCGGCCGCCCGCGTAAATATGAATCCTCTCCATCAGAACAGTGGACCTGGCTGGAACTTCAGGCTGAACAGTTTCTGCGCCAGCATGGCTATCAACAAATCAGGTTACCCTTACTTGAACATACATCGCTATTCGCCCCAGGCGGCCCGGTGATGGCCGACAAGGGAAAATTACGTGGCGATGGGACAACCGGATGTCTGCGCCTGATGGCCGATAACCCTCATACCGCAGTAATGAGCCGGATTTGGTATTCGGGCGCCATGTTCCGTCAACGCTCCCTGGATGGAGATATCCGGCAAAATCATCAAATTGGCGTCGAAGCCTTCGGCATGCCGGGCGTTGATATCGAACTTGAGCATCTGGTTATGCAGGCGGTTTTCTTCAGGCGTATTGGCCTCGGTGAAATGGCGGAACTGCATATTAATATGCTGGGTGACGAGGCCTCGTTGGCGGCTTTCCGCCGGGCGTTGCGCGATTACTATCAGCCCATCTCGCGTTTGCTGAACCCGGAGCAGCAGCACTGGCTGGAGAAACATCCGGAGTGGTTGATCCATCATGAGGATATCCTTCTTCAGCGTCTTGCTCCTGCGGCGCCCTGCCTGGCGGATTTTATTACCGTTGACTCCCGTCATCGGTTCCAGCGCCTTCAGCATGCCCTGACCCAAGCCGGTATTGCCTGGCAGTACGATCCTGCGCTGTTTCCCGCCAATGACTATTGTCAGCTGGTCTTTGAATGGCGCAGCATCGCCATGGAGCGCGAGTTAATCATCAGCCGCGGCGGCCGATACGACGCCTGCGCCAGCCGTATTGCTGAAAAACCGGTTTCCGCCTGCGGTTTTGCATTCATGATGGAGCCGATTGTCACTCTGCTCGGTTATCGTCCCCAACCCGCCAGAGCACATCCGCCGACCGACATTGTGATTATTGCAGGCCAGCCCCGTGTGGCTGCTAAGGCAATGCTGCTCGGACGTAGCCTGCGTCAGCAATTTCCCTATTTAAGCATCATCAACGACTGCTCCCCCCAACGAATCAGCACTCGCTATAAAAATTCCAGACGTCTGGGGGCAAGATTTATCCTTGAAATCGAAGGCGACGGAGAAACGATCATCCTCTCTGATTCACGGGACCATCGTTTTAAGATTTGCACGCTTGATAACATCACCGATCGGCTCGCGCAGGTCGTTCTGTCTCAGTGA
- a CDS encoding O-antigen ligase family protein: MMNALHRIAPLPAQKLLLVVSLFFWGGAMHLYWPNNGGSGLSLPLNITAWIYAVVLAASALMLVPRQRWRITIPAAGFTMGALILTLLCLLTPEIWRSEALLVAGALSGGVLVYLATLQIPLTTNTLTLLLALLWGACVLECLAFTYQYWHWPGVNYWEFAWRRGTRPYGIFQQVNLMASFTACGVLLSALLYLRLRGGYRIIIAIALVIMGFVLHESQSQTGYLSVAVGEALLLAVFPAQRRTLLLLLLPLAIGMIAGALARHFLSVVTVNHLTTSQVRWTVLKASLALFAERPWTGWGVGSFAAVFLERAGPLGLSSISHPHNELALWLVEGGLVGLVGALCFMASGLWLWLYGNRWHRACLVAALPVVIHMLTEYPVRQSTPHWLLLILLLRCADCRRKGARLPFTLASLLRAVASIAVAVITPLLFLTLQTQQQLTLAERQSTQWRLAESLPVGGWLLATRYRFDVQMGYLQRYQHTRDERWLAAVRRWAPDYVRVQPDPNVSFTQILLALQQRDLAEAHRLATRFCLLYPNDRRIPWLQDARRPFNQIME; the protein is encoded by the coding sequence ATGATGAACGCATTGCATCGTATTGCGCCGCTGCCGGCGCAGAAATTATTGCTGGTTGTCAGTCTGTTTTTCTGGGGTGGGGCAATGCATCTCTACTGGCCGAATAACGGGGGTAGCGGTTTGTCGTTGCCGCTAAATATAACGGCCTGGATTTATGCCGTTGTGCTGGCAGCTAGCGCATTGATGCTGGTACCTCGTCAACGCTGGCGGATAACTATACCCGCCGCGGGGTTTACGATGGGCGCGCTCATTCTGACGCTGCTTTGTCTATTGACGCCTGAGATTTGGCGGTCCGAGGCGCTGCTGGTGGCGGGGGCGTTGTCAGGAGGCGTGCTCGTCTATTTGGCGACGTTGCAAATTCCGCTTACGACAAACACGCTGACACTACTGTTGGCTCTGCTCTGGGGCGCGTGCGTCCTCGAATGTCTGGCGTTTACCTATCAATACTGGCATTGGCCGGGAGTGAATTACTGGGAGTTTGCCTGGCGGCGCGGTACGCGCCCCTACGGTATTTTTCAGCAGGTTAATCTGATGGCCAGCTTCACGGCGTGTGGCGTGCTGCTGTCAGCATTGCTCTATTTACGGCTACGTGGCGGATATCGAATTATCATCGCGATTGCTCTGGTGATAATGGGATTTGTTCTGCATGAGTCTCAGTCGCAAACCGGTTACCTGTCTGTGGCGGTAGGCGAGGCCTTGCTGCTGGCTGTTTTTCCTGCGCAGCGCCGTACGCTGCTGTTACTCCTGCTGCCGCTGGCGATAGGCATGATTGCGGGCGCGCTTGCCCGCCATTTCTTGTCGGTGGTGACGGTTAATCACCTGACGACCTCTCAGGTGCGCTGGACGGTGTTGAAAGCATCGCTGGCATTATTTGCCGAACGTCCGTGGACAGGATGGGGCGTGGGCAGTTTCGCCGCCGTGTTTCTTGAACGCGCGGGGCCGTTGGGGCTGAGCAGCATCTCGCATCCGCATAACGAACTGGCGCTGTGGCTGGTGGAAGGCGGGCTGGTTGGGCTGGTAGGAGCGCTTTGTTTTATGGCAAGTGGTTTATGGCTCTGGCTATACGGCAATCGCTGGCATCGCGCCTGCCTGGTGGCGGCGCTACCCGTGGTTATCCATATGTTGACGGAATACCCCGTCAGGCAGTCAACGCCACACTGGTTACTGCTGATTTTGTTGCTTCGTTGCGCAGACTGCCGGCGAAAAGGGGCCCGGCTGCCGTTCACCCTGGCGTCGCTGTTGCGTGCCGTGGCATCGATCGCGGTTGCTGTCATCACTCCATTGTTGTTTCTCACGCTGCAGACACAACAGCAACTGACGCTGGCGGAGCGACAATCGACGCAGTGGCGTCTGGCCGAATCTCTCCCTGTGGGAGGCTGGCTGCTTGCCACTCGCTACCGGTTTGATGTCCAGATGGGGTATCTACAACGATATCAACATACCCGTGATGAGCGTTGGCTGGCAGCCGTTCGCCGCTGGGCGCCTGACTATGTGCGTGTTCAACCGGACCCGAATGTCTCCTTCACGCAGATCTTGCTGGCGTTGCAGCAGAGGGACCTGGCCGAGGCGCATCGTCTGGCGACGCGCTTTTGTCTGTTATACCCGAACGATAGGCGTATTCCATGGCTGCAGGATGCACGACGTCCTTTTAATCAAATAATGGAGTGA
- a CDS encoding fimbrial protein, whose amino-acid sequence MRFTLLIATSALLLGGLAQADTKLVGGDMYFHGTIRALACSLAPGGDKIEVDFGQIATQDLYLSGRSKPKKFSIELRDCNPEVFRGISVTFSGSEDAELADHLALDSSEQGASGIGIGMSEEDGTAIRLDESTSVKEITEGSMTLNFLAWVAAEPSALKNQTLEYGPFSASGTWTLNYQ is encoded by the coding sequence ATGAGATTTACGCTGTTAATCGCCACCAGCGCGCTACTGCTTGGCGGCTTGGCGCAGGCCGACACTAAGCTGGTCGGCGGCGATATGTATTTTCACGGCACCATTCGAGCGCTGGCCTGCAGCCTTGCGCCAGGAGGCGACAAAATCGAGGTCGATTTCGGGCAAATCGCGACCCAGGATCTCTATCTCTCGGGGCGCAGTAAGCCGAAAAAATTCAGCATTGAGTTACGCGACTGCAACCCGGAGGTTTTTCGCGGGATCTCGGTCACTTTCAGCGGAAGTGAAGATGCGGAGCTGGCGGATCATCTGGCGCTGGATAGCAGTGAACAAGGCGCCTCCGGAATCGGCATCGGAATGAGCGAAGAGGATGGTACGGCAATTCGCCTTGATGAAAGCACGTCAGTCAAAGAGATTACTGAAGGCTCGATGACGCTGAACTTTTTGGCATGGGTCGCGGCGGAACCGTCGGCGTTAAAAAATCAGACTCTCGAATACGGCCCCTTCAGCGCCAGCGGGACCTGGACGCTGAACTACCAATAG
- a CDS encoding fimbrial protein has protein sequence MSVLHKALLWVVLAGCPLAGQAFTLGEGEPQGGSPHQYDIELNSLDVSKNHEGGRTDPFTWNLGSWYVVDFHCEQADISRQPIYYTTTTTMPPSNQGANRFRLNDYLDVEVKVWVAGRYNDYVQAPFTNFSNRYNDHNCKKRKGYERATNIESGSKGKVTFIVTKPIINGINITSQSLVEVAGRLGSAGPTPTTPISRVVIKSGLITVPDKCIFNRGDKISIEFGDLPGSAARLNGTNYSKSIPIHVVCEGGSFDQGALNINLGVQTTTASGTAGFNDHLLGTLSGGQKRDDLGIVIKDASGGTVVPNQFYNVKGFYQNQGDWNLTAAPVAKPGVGSVKEGEFEASATVVAQFQ, from the coding sequence ATGAGCGTATTGCACAAAGCGCTGCTGTGGGTCGTCCTGGCTGGCTGTCCGCTGGCCGGGCAGGCATTTACTCTCGGTGAGGGAGAACCTCAGGGCGGATCGCCGCATCAGTACGATATTGAACTGAACTCACTGGATGTCAGCAAAAACCACGAGGGCGGCAGAACGGATCCGTTCACCTGGAATTTAGGCAGTTGGTATGTCGTGGATTTTCATTGTGAGCAGGCCGACATCTCGCGCCAGCCGATTTACTACACCACCACGACCACCATGCCGCCCTCTAATCAGGGAGCGAACCGTTTTCGTCTGAATGATTACCTGGATGTGGAAGTGAAGGTATGGGTCGCCGGGCGGTATAACGACTACGTTCAGGCGCCGTTCACCAACTTTTCGAATCGCTACAACGACCATAACTGCAAAAAGCGCAAAGGCTACGAGCGAGCCACTAACATTGAAAGTGGCTCTAAAGGGAAAGTGACGTTTATTGTCACTAAACCCATTATTAACGGCATCAATATCACTTCTCAGTCGCTGGTGGAGGTTGCTGGACGTCTGGGCAGCGCTGGCCCTACGCCGACAACGCCAATTTCCCGTGTGGTCATTAAATCCGGGCTCATTACCGTGCCGGACAAATGCATCTTTAATCGCGGAGACAAAATCAGCATTGAATTTGGCGATCTGCCAGGCTCCGCCGCCCGGCTCAACGGCACCAACTACAGCAAGTCGATCCCCATTCATGTGGTCTGCGAGGGGGGGAGCTTCGATCAGGGCGCGTTGAACATTAATCTTGGCGTACAAACTACCACGGCGTCAGGCACGGCGGGATTTAACGATCATCTCCTCGGCACGCTAAGCGGCGGCCAAAAACGCGACGATCTCGGCATTGTGATTAAAGACGCGAGCGGCGGCACCGTCGTGCCCAATCAGTTCTACAACGTGAAGGGTTTTTACCAGAATCAGGGCGACTGGAATCTTACCGCCGCGCCGGTGGCCAAACCGGGCGTGGGAAGCGTCAAAGAAGGTGAGTTTGAAGCCTCCGCCACCGTTGTCGCGCAGTTTCAGTAG
- a CDS encoding fimbrial protein, protein MKKMLCALLMAGMACSVQATSGRHDMSNVSGEYGNVRFHGRVFVSPCVLDMASRDQTIDLGDISASRFRQSGDRSDPVLVTLHLNGCLKGSGHTLKDFPGQTSELPELSHSTVERGVSMTLMAESAPENSDLGRIRGDVRGAGIRLLTERNQLIHLNQPQRMWILKPGDNAIHFLAALESFGQEVTAGEFNGLVRLKLEYL, encoded by the coding sequence ATGAAAAAGATGCTTTGCGCTCTGCTGATGGCAGGCATGGCCTGCTCGGTTCAGGCCACAAGCGGCCGCCATGATATGAGCAACGTTTCCGGCGAGTATGGCAACGTCCGCTTTCACGGTCGGGTATTCGTTTCGCCGTGCGTGCTGGATATGGCTTCACGCGATCAGACCATCGATCTCGGTGATATTTCCGCCAGCCGCTTTCGCCAGAGCGGCGATCGCAGCGATCCGGTATTGGTGACGCTGCACCTGAATGGCTGCTTAAAAGGCTCCGGGCACACGTTAAAGGACTTCCCTGGGCAGACCAGCGAGCTCCCTGAGCTGTCGCACAGTACGGTGGAGCGTGGCGTTTCGATGACACTGATGGCCGAAAGCGCGCCGGAAAACAGCGATCTTGGGCGGATTCGCGGCGATGTGCGCGGCGCGGGCATTCGGCTACTGACCGAACGCAACCAGTTGATCCACCTGAATCAACCGCAACGCATGTGGATCCTCAAGCCGGGCGATAACGCGATTCACTTTCTTGCCGCGCTGGAATCTTTTGGGCAGGAGGTGACCGCTGGCGAATTTAACGGTCTGGTCAGACTTAAGCTGGAGTATCTATGA